In one Lolium rigidum isolate FL_2022 chromosome 3, APGP_CSIRO_Lrig_0.1, whole genome shotgun sequence genomic region, the following are encoded:
- the LOC124702029 gene encoding fructose-1,6-bisphosphatase, chloroplastic-like, producing the protein MAAATTTTSHPLLLPRQQAVASFLQCGLPRRTGGGLFAGQASAPSMRCMAVVDAASAPVAKPKTRSSYDIITLTTWLLKQEMAGVIDGEMTIVLSSISTACKQIGSLVQRAPISNLTGVQGATNVQGEDQKKLDVISNEVFSNCLRSSGRTGVIASEEEDVPVAVEESYSGNYIVVFDPLDGSSNIDAAVSTGSIFGIYSPADECLAGIGDNPTLDEVTQMCVVNVCQPGTNLLAAGYCMYSSSIIFVLTIGTGVYVFTLDPMYGEFVLTQEKVQIPKSGKIYSFNEGNYALWDDKLKKYMDSLKEPGTSGKPYSARYIGSLVGDFHRTMLYGGIYGYPRDTNSKNGKLRLLYECAPMSFIAEQAGGKGSDGHQRVLDIMPTEVHQRVPLYVGSVEEVEKVEKFLA; encoded by the exons ATGGCCgccgcgaccaccaccacctcccacccgcttctgctccCCCGTCAGCAGGCGGTGGCCAGCTTCCTCCAATGCGGCCTCCCCAGGAGGACCGGAGGCGGCCTCTTCGCCGGCCAGGCTTCGGCTCCGAGCATGCGGTGCATGGCGGTCGTGGACGCGGCCTCGGCGCCGGTAGcaaagcctaaaacaaggagcaGCTACGATATCATCACCCTGACGACGTGGCTGCTGAAGCAGGAGATGGCCGGAGTCATCGATGGCGAGATGACCATCGTGCTGTCCAGCATCTCCACGGCGTGCAAGCAGATTGGGTCACTGGTGCAGCGCGCGCCCATCTCCAACCTCACCGGCGTCCAGGGTGCCACCAACGTGCAGGGCGAGGACCAGAAGAAGCTCGACGTCATCTCCAACGAG GTGTTCTCGAACTGTCTGAGGTCGAGCGGGCGCACCGGCGTGAtcgcgtcggaggaggaggacgtgccGGTGGCGGTGGAGGAGAGCTACTCGGGCAACTACATCGTGGTGTTCGACCCGCTCGACGGCTCCTCCAACATCGATGCCGCCGTCTCCACCGGCTCCATCTTCGGCATCTACAGCCCCGCCGACGAGTGCCTCGCCGGCATCGGCGATAACCCAACC CTTGACGAGGTGACGCAGATGTGCGTGGTGAACGTGTGCCAGCCGGGGACCAACCTGCTGGCCGCCGGCTACTGCATGTACTCGAGCTCCATCATCTTCGTGCTCACCATTGGCACCGGAGTGTACGTGTTCACGCTGGACCCAATGTACGGCGAGTTCGTGCTGACGCAGGAGAAGGTGCAGATCCCCAAATCTGGCAAGATCTACTCCTTCAACGAGGGCAACTACGCGCTGTGGGACGACAAGCTCAAGAAGTACATGGACAGCCTCAAGGAACCCGGCACCTCCGGCAAGCCCTACTCTGCCCGCTACATCGGCAGCCTCGTCGGCGACTTCCACCGCACCATGCTCTACGGCGGCATCTACGGATACCCCAGGGACACCAACAGCAAGAACGGCAAACTGCGGCTGCTCTACGAGTGCGCGCCCATGAGTTTCATCGCAGAGCAGGCCGGCGGCAAAGGCTCCGATGGCCACCAGAGGGTACTTGACATTATGCCCACCGAG GTCCATCAGAGAGTGCCTCTGTACGTTGGCAGCGTGGAGGAGGTAGAGAAGGTGGAAAAGTTCTTGGCTTGA
- the LOC124697870 gene encoding uncharacterized protein LOC124697870, with product MRKLCPNLERDDALDTVLEVPIPEEMFTGGGGSRGSRFGCTGVKAWMRAHGAPDRSGAGEPCSMSRGELQLMLGVIGAPLIPLPVGHAKQSPSSVLCEQLKGDPIESSSAKYIVQQYIAASGGEWALNKVTSMYAMGRVRMTAAELNTNDADGATGNGNGHGHRGGKKGGKGAGSSGEIGGFVLWQKKPELWCLELVVSGCKISAGSDGKVAWRQTPWHQSHASRGPPRPLRRSLQGLDPMLTASLFAEDSVCIGERSIGGEDCFVLKVEAEASSLRARNSGSVEIIRHTVWGYFSQRTGLLVQLEDSHLLQIKPTSGTGSVFWETTMESRLDDYRAVDGVNIAHAGRTAVSLVRFGDGQDGSTRTRMEETWSIEEVDFNIRGLSMDCFLPPSDLRETKEAPQDAVAPAVVKAPRPPPLRIPAVVAIRVGPSQVAAVNLDESSEPLIAR from the exons ATGAGGAAATTGTGCCCAAACCTGGAGCGCGACGACGCGCTGGACACGGTCCTGGAGGTGCCGATCCCGGAGGAGATgttcaccggcggcggcgggtcgCGCGGGTCCAGGTTCGGTTGCACGGGCGTGAAGGCGTGGATGCGCGCGCACGGCGCTCCGGACCGGTCCGGCGCTGGCGAGCCGTGCTCCATGAGCCGCGGCGAGCTGCAGCTGATGCTGGGCGTGATCGGCGCGCCGCTCATCCCGCTCCCCGTCGGCCACGCCAAGCAGTCGCCGTCCTCCGTGCTCTGCGAGCAGCTCAAGGGCGACCCCATC GAGTCTTCTTCGGCCAAGTACATCGTGCAGCAGTACATCGCGGCGTCTGGCGGTGAGTGGGCGTTGAACAAGGTGACGAGCATGTACGCGATGGGGCGGGTGCGGATGACGGCGGCCGAGCTCAACACCAACGACGCCGACGGCGCCACCGGCAATGGCAACGGCCACGGTCACCGCGGCGGGAAGAAAGGCGGCAAGGGCGCTGGCTCAAGTGGCGAGATCGGCGGGTTCGTGCTGTGGCAGAAGAAGCCGGAGCTGTGGTGCCTGGAGCTGGTGGTGTCCGGGTGCAAGATCAGCGCCGGCAGCGACGGCAAGGTTGCCTGGCGGCAGACGCCGTGGCACCAGTCGCACGCCTCCCGTGGCCCGCCGCGGCCGCTCCGACGGTCGCTCCAG GGCCTGGACCCGATGCTGACGGCGAGCCTGTTCGCGGAGGACTCGGTGTGCATCGGGGAGCGGAGCATCGGCGGCGAGGACTGCTTCGTGCtcaaggtggaggcggaggcgtccAGCCTGCGGGCGCGCAACAGCGGCAGCGTCGAGATCATCCGCCACACCGTCTGGGGATACTTCAGCCAGCGCACGGGCCTGCTCGTCCAGCTCGAGGACTCGCACCTCCTCCAGATCAAGCCCACCTCCGGCACCGGCAGCGTCTTCTGGGAGACCACCATGGAGTCGCGCCTCGACGACTACCGCGCCGTCGACGGGGTCAACATCGCCCACGCGGGCCGCACGGCGGTCTCGCTGGTGCGGTTCGGGGACGGGCAGGACGGCAGCACCAGGACGAGGATGGAGGAGACCTGGAGCATCGAGGAGGTCGACTTCAACATCCGAGGCCTCTCCATGGACTGCTTCCTCCCGCCCAGCGACCTCAGGGAGACCAAAGAGGCGCCGCAGGACGCCGTCGCTCCCGCCGTCGTCAAGGCACCGAGGCCGCCGCCGCTAAGGATACCGGCCGTCGTGGCAATACGCGTCGGGCCCTCACAGGTGGCCGCTGTCAACCTCGACGAATCGTCGGAGCCGCTAATCGCGAGATGA